A genomic window from Bacteroidota bacterium includes:
- a CDS encoding DUF1801 domain-containing protein, whose product MKPKSPAKKSMQNVKFDSIDELLEFLPEDQLKLTDFLRQLIFQCVPEIEEKLSFNVPFYRRNKGIFFIWPGAVSWGKVTHEGVRFGFQQGYRMSDEIGYLDRGNRKQVFYRDFKRLQDIDVELLTAYLYEAVLADGEVKSYK is encoded by the coding sequence ATGAAGCCAAAATCGCCCGCCAAAAAGTCGATGCAAAACGTCAAATTCGATTCGATCGACGAATTGCTGGAGTTTTTACCTGAGGATCAACTCAAACTCACGGACTTTCTGCGCCAACTCATCTTCCAATGCGTGCCTGAGATCGAGGAAAAACTCTCCTTCAACGTCCCGTTTTACCGGCGGAACAAAGGCATTTTTTTCATTTGGCCGGGTGCAGTGAGCTGGGGAAAGGTCACCCACGAAGGCGTGCGCTTCGGCTTTCAACAAGGCTACCGGATGTCAGACGAAATCGGCTACCTCGACCGCGGCAACCGGAAACAGGTGTTTTATCGTGATTTCAAGCGCCTGCAAGACATCGATGTCGAATTGTTGACGGCCTATCTCTACGAAGCCGTGCTGGCGGATGGAGAAGTGAAAAGTTATAAGTGA